One Tolypothrix bouteillei VB521301 DNA window includes the following coding sequences:
- a CDS encoding response regulator: MELAHAFMSDNKRHNIQPPLILAVEDNDDNLLLLSYALDSLGCRLICQKDSSTTVLVAKEYQPDLILLDILLPGKSGIDVVRSLRQEPLTRHITAIAITALASTEDRERILMSGFDDYISKPYMIEDLEDMVRSYLKRKLNVGSAFDFCQE; the protein is encoded by the coding sequence ATGGAACTGGCACACGCATTTATGAGCGACAACAAGCGGCACAATATTCAGCCACCCCTAATTTTAGCAGTAGAGGACAATGATGATAATTTACTGCTGTTAAGTTACGCGCTCGATTCGCTTGGCTGTAGGCTGATTTGTCAAAAAGATAGTTCAACGACAGTACTCGTTGCCAAAGAATACCAACCCGATCTGATATTGTTGGATATCCTGTTACCAGGAAAAAGCGGTATTGATGTGGTGCGTTCTCTGAGGCAAGAACCGCTTACCAGGCACATTACAGCTATTGCAATCACTGCTTTAGCTAGCACGGAGGATAGAGAACGCATTTTGATGTCAGGATTTGACGACTATATCAGTAAGCCTTACATGATCGAAGATTTAGAAGATATGGTTCGGTCTTATTTAAAGAGAAAATTAAATGTTGGTTCGGCATTTGATTTCTGCCAGGAATAA